A genomic region of Pseudomonas abietaniphila contains the following coding sequences:
- the lipB gene encoding lipoyl(octanoyl) transferase LipB: MGGCLGFRDLGTVAYEPAWQAMQRFTDGRDRDTPDEVWLVQHPPVFTQGQSGKPEHLLLPGDIPVVQVDRGGQVTYHGPGQLVAYLMLDVRRLGYGVRELVTRIEHSLIDLLASYGVTAAAKPEAPGVYVDGAKIASLGLRIRNGCSFHGLALNVDMDLDPFKRINPCGYAGLAMTQLREQAGPIEFAEVSARLRAQLVKHLDYAEQTTLTGGID, translated from the coding sequence ATGGGCGGTTGTCTGGGCTTTCGCGATCTGGGAACGGTCGCCTACGAGCCCGCCTGGCAGGCCATGCAACGCTTCACGGACGGACGCGACCGCGACACGCCCGATGAAGTGTGGCTGGTACAGCACCCGCCGGTTTTTACTCAGGGACAGTCCGGAAAACCCGAACATCTACTACTTCCGGGTGATATTCCGGTGGTACAGGTCGATCGCGGTGGCCAAGTGACTTATCATGGCCCCGGTCAACTGGTGGCCTATCTGATGCTGGATGTCCGTCGCCTGGGTTATGGCGTGCGCGAACTGGTCACCCGGATCGAGCACAGTCTGATCGACCTGCTGGCCAGTTACGGCGTAACGGCAGCAGCCAAACCCGAAGCACCGGGGGTCTATGTCGACGGGGCGAAAATTGCGTCCCTGGGCCTTCGTATCCGTAATGGCTGTTCATTTCATGGACTGGCGCTGAATGTCGACATGGATCTGGACCCGTTTAAACGGATTAATCCCTGCGGGTATGCGGGGCTGGCGATGACCCAGCTGCGTGAACAGGCAGGCCCGATTGAATTTGCCGAGGTTAGTGCCCGGCTGCGTGCGCAGCTCGTCAAACACCTCGACTACGCTGAGCAGACGACCCTAACGGGCGGAATCGACTGA
- a CDS encoding DUF493 domain-containing protein produces the protein MTDSEVKAPKIEFPCADYPIKIIGDTGVGFRDEVIAIVKKHATLLDEKEAERQSSNGKYTTLQLHIVATGQDQLYDINSELRATGKVHMVL, from the coding sequence ATGACAGATTCCGAAGTAAAAGCACCGAAAATCGAATTCCCTTGCGCTGACTACCCGATCAAGATCATCGGCGACACTGGCGTGGGCTTCAGAGACGAGGTCATCGCCATCGTCAAGAAGCACGCAACGCTTCTCGATGAGAAGGAGGCCGAGCGCCAGAGCAGCAACGGTAAATACACCACGTTGCAGCTGCACATCGTTGCCACGGGCCAGGATCAGCTTTACGACATCAACAGCGAGCTGCGCGCCACGGGCAAAGTGCACATGGTGCTGTGA
- a CDS encoding D-alanyl-D-alanine carboxypeptidase family protein, with the protein MNITTFAKRLCLLIPLFTAPVAFAAEQMTPSAPQLAAKAYVLMDANSGNVLVENNGDQRLPPASLTKLMTAYIATLEIRRGQIGENDPVTVSENAWRTGGSRMFIKVGSQVTVSDLLHGIIIQSGNDASVALSEHIAGSEDAFADMMNKTAGDLGMVNSHFMNPTGLPNPDHYATAHDMALLARAIIHEDPAHYAIYSQKEFFWNGIKQPNRNLLLWRDKTVDGLKTGHTEEAGYCMVSSAVRDGMRLIAVVFGTNSEQARAAETQKLLTYGFRFFETQTFYQKGTELAQAAVWKGTERQVKAGLADDLSMTMPKGEMKKLTASMTINPKLVAPIAKGDVIGQVEVKLDDKVVRTANLIAMDAVEEGGIFRRLWDSIRMFFYSLFN; encoded by the coding sequence ATGAACATCACCACCTTTGCAAAACGCCTTTGCCTGTTAATTCCGCTATTCACCGCACCTGTCGCGTTCGCAGCAGAACAGATGACACCGTCGGCACCTCAACTGGCTGCCAAGGCTTACGTGTTGATGGATGCCAACAGTGGCAACGTTCTGGTCGAAAACAACGGTGACCAGCGTCTGCCGCCCGCCAGTCTGACAAAGCTGATGACCGCTTACATCGCTACGCTGGAAATCCGCCGTGGCCAGATCGGTGAGAACGACCCGGTCACCGTCAGCGAAAACGCCTGGCGTACCGGCGGTTCGCGGATGTTCATCAAGGTGGGCAGCCAGGTGACCGTCAGCGACCTGCTGCACGGCATCATCATCCAGTCGGGTAACGACGCCAGCGTTGCGCTGTCCGAGCACATCGCCGGCAGCGAAGACGCGTTCGCCGACATGATGAACAAAACGGCAGGCGATCTGGGGATGGTCAACAGCCACTTCATGAACCCTACCGGTCTGCCGAACCCTGACCACTACGCCACCGCCCACGACATGGCGCTGCTGGCCCGCGCGATCATCCACGAAGACCCGGCTCACTACGCGATCTACTCGCAGAAAGAGTTCTTCTGGAACGGCATCAAGCAGCCAAACCGTAACCTGCTGCTGTGGCGTGACAAGACCGTCGACGGTCTGAAAACCGGTCACACCGAAGAAGCCGGCTACTGCATGGTGTCCTCGGCCGTTCGTGACGGCATGCGTCTGATCGCCGTGGTGTTCGGCACCAACAGCGAACAGGCTCGTGCTGCTGAAACCCAGAAGCTGCTGACCTACGGTTTCCGTTTCTTCGAAACCCAGACCTTCTACCAGAAAGGCACCGAGCTGGCTCAGGCCGCCGTCTGGAAAGGCACCGAGCGTCAGGTCAAGGCCGGTCTGGCGGATGACCTGTCCATGACCATGCCTAAGGGCGAGATGAAGAAGCTGACCGCCAGCATGACCATCAACCCGAAACTGGTAGCTCCAATCGCCAAGGGTGACGTGATCGGTCAGGTTGAAGTGAAGCTGGACGACAAGGTCGTTCGCACCGCTAATCTCATCGCCATGGACGCTGTCGAAGAAGGTGGTATCTTCCGCCGCCTGTGGGACAGCATTCGCATGTTCTTCTACAGTCTGTTCAACTGA
- a CDS encoding septal ring lytic transglycosylase RlpA family protein, whose amino-acid sequence MRSLPMQQPLKLMAFAALALLVVSCSTSRPTQQGNVIRSQPGLDINRAHKDGAPWWDVDVSRIPDAVPTLHTGPYKANPYTVLGKTYFPLSDSSNYTATGTASWYGTKFHGQNTANGEVYDLYGMSAAHKTLPLPSYVRVTNLDNNRSVILRVNDRGPFYSDRIIDLSYAAAKKLGYAEIGTARVKVEGIDPAQYWAQRGKPAPLMLDQPQVASNPAPRQAPVAAPVITASAGTIEQWTPPPAQHAAPVSPVPIDAKKNASGQASGLFLQVGAFANPDAAELLRSKLSGMVRAPVFVSSIARNQQTLYRVRMGPVDTPGEAQQLQNSVRSANLGSPSVVTSDQ is encoded by the coding sequence ATGCGGTCATTGCCGATGCAACAACCATTGAAGTTGATGGCCTTCGCGGCGCTGGCATTGCTGGTCGTCAGTTGCTCCACCAGTCGACCGACCCAGCAGGGCAACGTTATCCGCTCGCAGCCGGGGCTGGACATCAACCGCGCCCACAAAGACGGTGCGCCGTGGTGGGACGTCGACGTTTCGCGCATTCCCGATGCCGTGCCGACCCTGCACACCGGTCCATACAAGGCCAACCCGTACACCGTACTGGGCAAGACCTATTTCCCGCTCAGCGACTCCAGCAATTACACCGCGACCGGCACTGCGTCCTGGTACGGCACCAAATTCCACGGTCAAAACACCGCCAACGGCGAAGTGTATGACCTGTATGGGATGAGCGCGGCGCACAAGACGCTGCCGCTTCCCAGTTACGTACGCGTCACCAACCTGGACAACAACCGCTCGGTGATCCTGCGGGTCAACGATCGCGGGCCGTTCTATTCGGATCGCATCATCGACCTGTCTTACGCGGCGGCGAAAAAGCTGGGTTATGCCGAAATCGGCACCGCTCGGGTGAAGGTCGAGGGCATCGATCCCGCGCAGTATTGGGCACAGCGTGGCAAACCTGCGCCGTTGATGCTCGATCAGCCGCAAGTGGCGAGCAATCCTGCGCCACGGCAGGCGCCGGTTGCAGCGCCGGTGATCACCGCATCGGCGGGCACCATCGAGCAGTGGACGCCGCCACCGGCCCAACACGCCGCGCCGGTATCGCCTGTTCCGATCGACGCAAAAAAAAACGCTTCCGGACAAGCGTCTGGGCTGTTTCTCCAAGTGGGAGCCTTCGCCAACCCGGACGCTGCGGAACTCCTGAGGTCGAAACTGAGCGGGATGGTTCGGGCCCCGGTGTTCGTGAGTTCGATAGCGCGCAATCAACAGACGCTCTATCGCGTGCGGATGGGACCGGTCGACACGCCGGGTGAAGCCCAGCAACTGCAAAACAGCGTAAGGTCGGCCAATCTGGGCTCGCCAAGCGTGGTTACATCGGATCAGTAA
- the mltB gene encoding lytic murein transglycosylase B, which produces MQVVRGWAARYVPLVGLMGILGSVQESLAGDYEGSPQVAQFVSDMTRDYGFAGEQLIEVFRNVERKQSILDAISRPAERVKAWKDYRPMFLTDARIARGVDFWRQHEAALARAEQEYGVPAQVIVAIIGVETFFGRNTGNYRVIDALSTLSFDYPPRAEFFRKELREFLLLSREEQVDPLTLKGSYAGAMGLPQFMPSSFRAYAVDFDGDGHINIWNDPDDAIGSVASYFKRHGWVAGEPVVSQASVRGDRVDEGLSPGIEPVKTVGELRALGWASHDALRDDMPVTAFRLEGDNGPEYWMGLKNFYAITRYNRSVMYAMAVHQLSEMLVQARGVK; this is translated from the coding sequence ATGCAAGTAGTGCGTGGCTGGGCTGCTCGATATGTGCCGCTGGTCGGTCTGATGGGCATCCTCGGTTCAGTGCAGGAGTCGCTTGCGGGTGACTATGAGGGTTCGCCTCAGGTCGCTCAGTTCGTCAGTGACATGACCCGGGATTACGGATTTGCCGGCGAGCAATTGATCGAAGTGTTTCGCAATGTCGAGCGCAAACAGTCAATTCTCGACGCGATTTCGCGGCCCGCCGAGCGGGTCAAGGCGTGGAAGGATTACCGTCCGATGTTCCTGACCGACGCGCGTATTGCGCGGGGCGTGGACTTCTGGCGGCAGCATGAAGCGGCGTTGGCGCGTGCTGAACAAGAGTACGGCGTGCCCGCTCAGGTGATTGTCGCGATCATCGGAGTGGAAACCTTTTTTGGTCGCAATACCGGAAATTACCGGGTAATCGACGCTTTATCGACGCTGAGTTTCGACTATCCTCCTCGTGCCGAGTTTTTCCGCAAGGAGCTGCGCGAGTTTTTGCTGCTGTCCCGTGAGGAACAGGTGGACCCGCTGACCCTCAAAGGTTCCTATGCGGGCGCCATGGGTCTGCCGCAGTTCATGCCCAGCAGTTTCCGCGCGTACGCGGTGGATTTCGACGGCGATGGCCACATCAATATCTGGAACGATCCGGATGATGCAATTGGCAGCGTCGCCAGCTATTTCAAACGCCATGGCTGGGTCGCGGGTGAACCTGTGGTCAGCCAGGCCAGCGTGCGCGGTGATCGGGTCGATGAGGGTTTAAGCCCGGGAATCGAACCGGTGAAGACCGTCGGGGAGTTGCGAGCCTTGGGGTGGGCGAGTCATGATGCGCTGCGCGATGATATGCCGGTCACGGCGTTTCGCCTCGAAGGCGACAACGGCCCTGAATACTGGATGGGTTTGAAGAATTTTTACGCAATCACGCGTTACAACCGCAGCGTGATGTACGCCATGGCCGTGCATCAGCTGTCTGAAATGCTTGTTCAAGCTCGGGGCGTCAAGTAA
- the rodA gene encoding rod shape-determining protein RodA yields the protein MRRRATFLQKIHVDGPLLILLLTLAAGSLFVLYSASGKSWDLLIKQATSFGIGLVSMFVIAQLEPRFMARWVPIAYVFGVLLLVAVDVMGHNAMGATRWINIPGVIRFQPSEFMKIIMPATIAWYLSKRTLPPHLKHVAVSLGLIGLPFILIVRQPDLGTSLLILASGTFVLFMAGLRWRWIIGVIAAAVPVAVAMWFFFMHDYQKQRILTFLDPESDPLGTGWNIIQSKAAIGSGGVFGKGWLLGTQSHLDFLPESHTDFIIAVLGEEFGLVGICALLLIYLLLIGRGLVITAQAQTLYGKLLAGSLTMTFFVYVFVNIGMVSGLLPVVGVPLPFISYGGTSLVTLLSAFGVLMSIHTHRKWIAQV from the coding sequence ATGCGCCGTCGCGCCACCTTCCTGCAGAAAATCCACGTCGACGGCCCGTTGCTGATCCTGTTGCTGACACTGGCGGCCGGCAGCCTGTTCGTCCTGTATTCCGCCAGCGGAAAGAGCTGGGACCTGCTGATCAAGCAAGCCACCTCGTTCGGCATCGGCCTGGTGTCGATGTTCGTGATCGCGCAGCTGGAGCCGCGCTTCATGGCACGCTGGGTGCCGATCGCCTACGTCTTCGGCGTGTTGTTGCTGGTCGCGGTGGACGTCATGGGCCACAACGCCATGGGCGCGACGCGCTGGATCAACATTCCCGGCGTGATCCGTTTCCAGCCGTCGGAATTCATGAAGATCATCATGCCGGCGACCATCGCCTGGTACCTGTCCAAGCGCACATTGCCGCCGCATCTGAAGCACGTGGCCGTCAGTCTCGGCTTGATCGGATTGCCGTTCATCCTGATCGTGCGCCAGCCGGACCTCGGCACATCGCTGCTGATTCTGGCGTCCGGGACCTTCGTATTGTTCATGGCGGGCCTGCGCTGGCGCTGGATCATTGGCGTGATCGCGGCGGCTGTGCCCGTCGCGGTGGCGATGTGGTTCTTCTTCATGCACGACTATCAGAAGCAACGCATCCTGACCTTCCTTGACCCTGAGAGCGATCCGCTGGGCACCGGCTGGAACATCATTCAGTCCAAGGCCGCGATTGGCTCGGGCGGGGTTTTCGGCAAGGGCTGGTTGCTGGGCACCCAGTCTCACCTGGATTTCCTTCCGGAAAGCCACACCGACTTCATCATTGCGGTGTTGGGCGAGGAATTCGGTCTGGTGGGTATTTGTGCCCTGTTGCTGATCTACCTGCTGTTGATCGGTCGCGGTCTGGTCATCACGGCTCAGGCGCAGACGCTCTACGGCAAGCTGCTCGCGGGCAGCCTGACCATGACGTTTTTTGTGTATGTTTTCGTCAACATCGGTATGGTCAGCGGCTTGCTGCCGGTGGTGGGCGTGCCATTGCCCTTCATTAGTTACGGCGGAACTTCGCTGGTGACACTGCTGTCAGCGTTTGGGGTTTTGATGTCGATCCATACCCATCGCAAGTGGATCGCTCAGGTTTGA